A section of the Triticum dicoccoides isolate Atlit2015 ecotype Zavitan chromosome 7A, WEW_v2.0, whole genome shotgun sequence genome encodes:
- the LOC119330262 gene encoding oxidation resistance protein 1-like: MGYLPSLGGKAAHLVSDLATVILNPVSGHERERSSHLPEATEGQENLYGDEEPEIPNGPDTSSFRAFLMSFMSASSSSNDSMEIIPEQDLDMEYPTLTPVGRGIKERKGLLSRGKHSIGKIINKAGRLGGFRQKSGHIVNNEIANQIESMSSGFALKVSRGSASNHKLPPMSEPSMLLSEMMRNVLYPSLPVLVQGKNWMLVYSTWRHGVSLCTLYRRSMLCSGDSLLIIGDKKGAVFGGLVEAPLRPIMQRKYQGTKNCFVFTNVAGRPVVYRQTGANNYFTFCSPEYLAMGGGGHFALYLGEDLLNGSSSTSETFNNPCLSLSQDFEVKHVELWGFVNASKYDEMLTVCRTEKPGIWNL, encoded by the exons ATGGGGTACCTGCCGTCGCTGGGCGGCAAGGCGGCGCACCTCGTCTCCGACCTCGCCACCGTCATCCTCAACCCCGTCTCCGGCCACGAGCGGGAGCGCTCCTCCCACCTCCCC GAGGCCACTGAAGGGCAGGAAAATCTTTATGGTGATGAAGAACCTGAAATCCCTAATGGCCCCGACACATCTTCGTTTCGAGCATTTCTGATGTCATTTATGTCTGCATCAAGTTCTAGCAATGATTCAATGGAGATCATACCTGAGCAGGATCTGGATATGGAATACCCAACTTTAACACCTGTTGGGAGGGGTATCAAGGAAAGGAAGGGGTTGCTTAGTAGAGGCAAGCATTCCATTGGAAAGATTATTAACAAGGCAGGTAGACTTGGTGGTTTCAGACAAAAATCCGGCCACATCGTTAATAATGAAATAGCAAATCAAATAGAGTCAATGTCGTCCGGTTTCGCTCTGAAGGTATCAAGGGGGTCTGCTTCAAATCATAAGTTGCCACCTATGTCTGAACCATCAATGCTTTTATCAGAAATGATGCGAAATGTTCTTTATCCATCTCTTCCTGTTCTTGTTCAAGGAAAGAACTGGATGCTGGTTTACAG TACCTGGAGGCACGGGGTATCTCTATGTACTCTGTACAGAAGGAGCATGCTTTGCTCTGGTGATTCACTTCTG ATAATTGGGGATAAAAAGGGAGCAGTTTTTGGTGGTTTGGTAGAGGCCCCTCTGCGGCCGATCATGCAAAGGAAGTATCAG GGGACCAAGAATTGCTTCGTGTTCACCAATGTAGCTGGTCGCCCTGTTGTATATCGTCAAACAG GTGCTAATAACTATTTCACGTTTTGCTCCCCTGAGTATTTGGCAATGGGAGGTGGTGGTCACTTTGCACTTTATCTTGGTGAAGACCT CCTGAATGGTTCAAGTTCCACCTCAGAAACGTTTAACAACCCATGCCTGTCACTTTCCCAGGACTTTGAAGTTAAACATGTTGAG CTGTGGGGCTTCGTCAATGCTTCCAAGTATGATGAGATGCTCACCGTCTGCCGCACGGAGAAACCTGGAATTTGGAATTTGTGA
- the LOC119327719 gene encoding transcription factor MYB93-like, whose product MGRPPSSDENGLKKGPWTTEEDEKLMSYIQKHGHGSWRSLPQLAGLNRCGKSCRLRWTNYLKPDIKRGKFSQEEEQTILQLHTVLGNKWSAIAKHLPGRTDNEIKNFWNTHLRKKLIKMGIDPMTHRPRTDFFAALPQLIALANLRQFINQQPWDDHTAGLQAQTAQAANLQYVQSLLHSAASIAASPTTSSSLNSLTMDLEQINFLSPPQMLSPSVLEGNGGIDLAGQVAQNQMPSITFDHTIGNINPGSDNHVETSGQHRSEEENNSKKRQFLSENSLPPLTDMAASNICNTISTSNCDGVSSLFPSWSEILLDEELLSEFA is encoded by the exons ATGGGGAGGCCACCTTCTAGTGATGAGAATGGCCTCAAGAAGGGCCCCTGGACTACTGAAGAAGACGAGAAGCTCATGAGCTACATCCAGAAGCATGGCCATGGAAGCTGGAGATCCCTACCTCAACTTGCTG GCCTGAACAGGTGTGGTAAGAGCTGCAGGCTAAGATGGACCAACTACCTGAAGCCAGACATCAAGAGAGGGAAGTTCTCCCAGGAGGAAGAGCAAACCATCCTCCAGCTGCATACCGTCCTTGGCAACAA GTGGTCGGCTATTGCGAAGCATCTCCCTGGACGGACAGACAACGAGATCAAGAACTTCTGGAACACCCACCTCAGGAAGAAGCTcatcaagatgggcatcgatccgaTGACCCACCGTCCGAGAACAGACTTCTTTGCTGCTCTCCCGCAGCTCATTGCACTCGCCAACCTTCGGCAGTTCATCAATCAGCAACCATGGGATGACCACACCGCCGGGCTGCAAGCTCAGACAGCACAGGCTGCCAACCTCCAGTACGTGCAGTCACTGCTTCACTCTGCAGCCTCCATTGCTGCCAGCCCCACTACCAGCAGCAGCCTCAACAGTCTCACCATGGACCTGGAGCAGATCAACTTCTTGAGCCCTCCGCAGATGCTTTCTCCAAGTGTACTTGAGGGTAATGGTGGCATAGACTTAGCAGGGCAGGTGGCTCAGAACCAAATGCCTAGCATTACCTTTGATCACACAATTGGCAACATCAACCCGGGTTCAGATAACCATGTTGAAACCAGTGGGCAGCACCGCAGTGAGGAAGAGAATAACAGCAAGAAAAGGCAGTTTCTCTCTGAAAACTCCCTTCCACCTCTCACTGACATGGCGGCTTCCAACATCTGCAATACCATCAGCACCTCAAACTGCGACGGCGTTAGTAGTCTGTTTCCCAGTTGGTCAGAAATCCTACTTGATGAAGAGCTGCTGAGCGAGTTTGCATGA
- the LOC119334331 gene encoding B3 domain-containing protein Os06g0194400-like: MAGAIAYEEQRRRQVEENQRKLEELKLRHLSAAVREAATPKPSPAKSLKRKRVPREAGEDAPIRRSGRVASLPEQPNYRFEDVFHVLEKKIRRGRRTTTSTRSDLINRVYATDKAREYATTMAEELQAKLGSRYPSFVKPMTQSHVTGGFWLGLPLPFCRKHLPKRDEKLTLKDEQGVESESLYLALKNGLSAGWRGFAIQHNLVDGDCLVFELINRTMFKVYVIRQSSYYER, encoded by the exons atggccggagcgATCGCGTACGAGGAGCAGCGCCGGAGGCAGGTGGAGGAGAACCAGCGGAAGCTGGAGGAGCTCAAGCTGCGCCACCTCTCCGCCGCCGTCAGGGAGGCCGCCACCCCCAAGCCCTCGCCG GCCAAGTCCCTGAAGCGGAAGCGGGTGCCGCGGGAGGCCGGCGAGGACGCCCCGATCCGGCGGTCCGGCCGCGTCGCCAGCCTCCCTGAGCAGCCCAACTACCGATTCGAG GATGTCTTTCATGTCCTCGAGAAGAAGATCAGGAG GGGGCGCAGGACGACGACCAGCACAAGGAGCGACTTGATTAATCGAGTGTACGCTACAGACAAGGCCAGAGAGTATGCCACCACCATGGCCGAAGAGCTGCAGGCCAAGCTAGGGTCACGCTACCCCAGTTTTGTCAAGCCCATGACGCAGTCACATGTCACCGGAGGGTTCTGGCTG GGCCTCCCGTTGCCCTTCTGCCGGAAGCATCTCCCGAAGCGTGACGAGAAGCTCACTTTGAAGGATGAGCAGGGCGTCGAGTCCGAATCGCTCTACCTTGCGCTTAAGAACGGCCTCAGTGCTGGATGGAGAGGGTTCGCCATCCAGCACAACCTGGTTGATGGGGATTGTCTGGTGTTCGAGCTGATCAACCGGACGATGTTCAAG GTCTACGTTATCAGACAAAGTTCCTACTATGAACGATGA